In a single window of the Elaeis guineensis isolate ETL-2024a chromosome 6, EG11, whole genome shotgun sequence genome:
- the LOC105047801 gene encoding AP2-like ethylene-responsive transcription factor AIL5, which translates to MDVKLVKSEVDSNGRRLLGMATGPQDSSETVKFLKRRRREPAFLATATDSNGEIIDQSATSNTTVKRSSRFRGVSRHRWTGRFEAHLWDKGSWNATQRKKGKQVYLGAYDEEEAAARAYDLAALKYWGPTTFTNFPVSHYEKEIQIMQNMTKEEYLASLRRKSSGFSRGISKYRGVAKHHHNGRWEARIGRVFGNKYLYLGTYSTQEEAAHAYDIAAIEYRGINAVTNFDLSTYIRWQRPGATNSLNNTLVHHVSREAHAEQPLTNLFATAESGTLSHCNLFVSEDMISPCKQEFVPHDFPGSSSSCKSSPTALSLLFKSSMFRQLVEKNSNAPNVETEGEDIKDQRQQLGADNEYHQIFYEGIADASYGYSPNGDNKQGMGLQESISYYDRSEQAIWNGVVNVASLQ; encoded by the exons ATGGATGTGAAGTTGGTGAAGAGTGAGGTTGACAGCAATGGAAGGCGACTGCTAGGCATGGCAACCGGTCCGCAGGACAGCAGTGAGACGGTCAAGTTCCTCAAGAGAAGGAGGCGAGAGCCTGCATTTCTGGCGACCGCAACCGATAGCAATGGGGAGATAATTGATCAGTCTGCTACCAGCAACACTACTGTCAAAAGAAGTTCCAGGTTTCGTGGGGTTAGCAG GCATAGATGGACAGGCCGTTTTGAAGCCCATTTGTGGGACAAAGGGTCTTGGAATGCCACGCAGAGGAAGAAGGGAAAACAAG TTTACCTTGGCGCTTATGATGAGGAAGAAGCAGCAGCAAGAGCTTACGATCTTGCTGCACTCAAGTATTGGGGACCTACCACCTTTACAAATTTCCCG GTTTCTCACTACGAAAAAGAGATACAAATAATGCAGAACATGACTAAAGAAGAGTATCTAGCCTCATTAAGGAG GAAGAGTAGTGGATTCTCAAGAGGCATATCCAAGTACAGGGGAGTTGCAAA GCACCATCACAATGGAAGGTGGGAAGCAAGGATTGGAAGGGTTTTCGGAAACAAGTACCTCTATCTTGGCACTTACA GTACTCAAGAGGAAGCAGCTCATGCATATGACATCGCAGCAATTGAGTACAGAGGGATCAATGCTGTAACCAATTTTGACTTGAGTACATACATCCGATGGCAAAGGCCAGGGGCCACCAATTCCTTGAATAATACCCTTGTGCACCATGTCAGTCGCGAAGCTCATGCAGAACAACCCCTCACCAACCTCTTTGCAACAGCTGAATCTGGAACACTCTCGCACTGCAACCTCTTTGTCTCAGAGGATATGATCTCACCATGCAAGCAAGAGTTTGTACCTCATGATTTTCCTGGAAGTAGCTCAAGTTGCAAGTCCTCCCCTACTGCACTAAGCCTCCTATTCAAGTCCTCAATGTTCAGACAACTTGTGGAGAAGAATTCTAATGCACCCAATGTGGAGACTGAGGGGGAGGACATCAAGGATCAGAGACAACAGCTAGGAGCTGACAATGAGTACCATCAGATTTTTTACGAAGGCATTGCAGATGCATCATATGGTTACTCTCCAAATGGCGACAACAAGCAAGGAATGGGGCTACAGGAGAGCATTTCCTACTATGACCGGAGTGAGCAAGCAATATGGAATGGGGTAGTGAATGTGGCCTCGTTGCAGTAG